Proteins co-encoded in one Corylus avellana chromosome ca9, CavTom2PMs-1.0 genomic window:
- the LOC132191930 gene encoding putative disease resistance protein RGA3 isoform X1, whose product MAELAFGIIGNVIQKLGSVAYQEFTLSSGFKSDLKKLKRTMSIIREVLLDAEKKQASDRLLRIWLGQLNNVLHDAEDVLDEIEYQALREQVVATYGSTSTKVRHFFSSSITRAFPFKLAHKIKGIRERLDEIAAEKDQFNLTIMRGDAHIMHRMRDPTHSFVHASTVIGRDEDKENIINLLMHPDCSKNVNVISVVGLGGLGKTTVAKWVYNDERVVGLFQLRMWVCVSEDFSLERLIKEILKSARCTIDPDWSVDTLQTVLRQQLRDKKFLLVLDDVWNEDRNKWIELRDLLIGASEGSEIIVTTRGNLVAFAMSTDSTYSLKGLSQHDCLSLFVKCAFTEGEEKQHPNLLKIGKEIVEKCKGVPLAVRTLGSLLYSKVDEREWEFVRDNEIWKLEQKESDILPALKLSYDQLPIHLKRCFAFCSLFPKDYRIGSFPLIHLWMANGLLCEMTSDKKQDLEDVGHSYIKELLSRSFFQDYEEETIGFPFYSFIMHDLIHDLAILVAQGECSVVDSDNNDIAGIVHHLAFSKIGQEVPKCLDKLTNVRTVMTTIDFQTLPLSLAEACILRFKCLRFLDLSDSSFEVLPSSIGTLKHLRYLDLSGNERIKLLPNSICKLHNLQTLILVECCELERLPKDIRNLINLISFAVTIKDTCFWEKRSLNSLRFFAVTNCPRLEVLFQGMDQYLTNVRTLAIKDCESLTSLSHSIKHLTALESLLINKCPKLSLMGGEKDNQDLKLSLRTLVISDLPKLEILPQWLRGSANTLQFLRIEDCENFTALPDWLPTLKSLHALEIIKCPKLSSLPVGTQLLTALRKLKIEDCPELSRRCKLEDYPKIARVPKVELDGDRILQHKKMTRSRG is encoded by the exons ATGGCTGAACTTGCCTTTGGAATCATAGGGAATGTCATACAGAAGCTTGGCTCCGTTGCTTACCAAGAGTTCACCTTGTCATCGGGTTTCAAAAGCGATCTGAAAAAGCTTAAGCGCACCATGTCAATCATTAGAGAGGTGCTACTGGATGCTGAAAAGAAGCAAGCAAGTGACCGCCTGCTGAGAATCTGGCTAGGGCAGCTCAACAATGTCCTTCATGATGCAGAGGATGTGCTTGATGAAATTGAGTACCAAGCTTTAAGGGAGCAAGTGGTTGCCACTTATGGGAGCACTTCTACAAAGGTACGTCATTTCTTTTCATCCTCTATAACACGTGCATTCCCTTTCAAACTGGCTCATAAGATCAAAGGCATTAGAGAGAGATTAGATGAGATTGCTGCTGAGAAAGATCAATTTAATCTCACCATAATGCGTGGAGATGCACATATCATGCACCGGATGAGGGATCCGACCCACTCTTTTGTTCACGCATCAACTGTAATCGGTAGGGATGAGGACAAAGAAAATATCATAAATCTTTTGATGCACCCAGATTGTAGCAAAAATGTCAATGTAATTTCCGTAGTTGGGTTGGGAGGTTTGGGGAAAACCACAGTTGCCAAGTGGGTGTACAACGATGAACGGGTAGTTGGGCTTTTTCAATTGAGAATGTGGGTTTGTGTGTCTGAAGATTTTAGTCTTGAAAGATTGATAAAAGAAATCCTTAAATCTGCACGTTGTACAATTGATCCTGATTGGAGTGTGGATACATTGCAAACTGTATTGAGACAACAATTAAGGGATAAGAAATTTCTACTTGTCTTAGATGATGTCTGGAATGAAGATCGTAATAAGTGGATTGAATTGAGAGATTTGTTAATTGGTGCTTCCGAAGGAAGTGAAATTATAGTGACAACACGAGGTAACTTGGTTGCCTTCGCTATGAGCACCGATTCTACATATAGTTTAAAAGGTTTATCCCAACATGAttgtttgtctttgtttgtGAAATGTGCATTTACGGAAGGAGAAGAGAAACAACATCCAAACCTcttaaaaattggaaaagagATTGTTGAAAAATGTAAAGGGGTACCGTTGGCAGTGAGGACTTTAGGAAGCCTGCTTTATTCAAAAGTTGATGAACGGGAGTGGGAATTTGTAAGAGATAACGAGATATGGAAATTAGAACAAAAGGAGAGCGACATCTTACCCGCATTGAAATTGAGTTACGATCAACTGCCAATTCACTTGAAGCGATGCTTTGCCTTTTGTTCTCTTTTCCCAAAAGACTACCGAATCGGTTCATTTCCTTTGATTCACCTATGGATGGCAAATGGACTACTATGTGAAATGACTAGTGATAAAAAACAAGACTTGGAAGATGTTGGGCACTCGTATATAAAAGAGTTGTTGTCAAGATCTTTCTTCCAAGACTATGAGGAAGAGACTATAGGCTTTCCCTTCTATTCATTTATAATGCATGATCTCATCCATGATCTTGCAATCTTAGTTGCGCAAGGAGAATGTTCAGTAGTAGACTCAGACAACAATGACATTGCTGGAATTGTTCATCATTTggcattttcaaaaattggtcAAGAAGTTCCAAAATGCTTAGACAAGTTAACAAATGTTCGTACCGTTATGACCACTATAGACTTCCAAACACTCCCATTGTCCTTAGCTGAAGCATGCATCTTGAGATTCAAGTGCTTGCGATTTCTTGACTTAAGTGATTCATCTTTTGAGGTGTTACCAAGTTCTATCGGTACTCTGAAGCATTTGAGATATCTCGACCTATCTGGTAATGAAAGAATCAAGTTACTTCCTAATTCAATCTGCAAGCTACACAATTTGCAAACATTAATTCTTGTAGAATGTTGTGAACTTGAACGGTTGCCCAAAGATATAAGGAACTTGATCAACCTTATCAGCTTCGCAGTGACAATAAAGGACACTTGCTTTTGGGAGAAGAGATCCTTGAATTCTCTTCGGTTCTTTGCTGTAACTAATTGTCCGAGACTAGAAGTTTTGTTTCAAGGAATGGACCAGTACCTCACCAACGTTCGGACACTGGCAATAAAAGATTGTGAAAGTTTGACATCTTTGTCACACAGTATCAAGCACCTGACTGCCTTAGAGTCCCTGCTAATTAATAAATGTCCAAAGCTTAGTTTGATGGGAGGAGAAAAAGACAATCAAGATCTCAAGCTGAGCCTCCGAACTTTAGTAATTAGCGATTTACCAAAGTTGGAGATTTTGCCCCAATGGCTACGAGGATCTGCTAATACTTTACAATtcctaagaattgaagattgtGAGAACTTCACGGCCTTGCCTGATTGGCTACCAACTCTCAAATCACTTCATGCACTTGAGATTATCAAGTGCCCCAAGTTGTCATCTCTTCCGGTGGGGACACAACTTCTCACTGCGCTAAGAAAATTGAAGATTGAAGATTGTCCTGAATTGAGTAGGAGATGCAAATTGGAAGATTATCCCAAGATCGCTCGTGTACCAAAGGTTGAACTTGATGGGGACAGAATTCTTCAACATAAGAAGATGACGAG GAGTAGAGGATAA
- the LOC132161913 gene encoding agamous-like MADS-box protein AGL18 isoform X2 — translation MLPFGGKERKISERRRKTMGRGKIEIKRIDNLNSRQVTFSKRRTGLLKKAKELSVLCDADVAVIIFSSTGKLYEFSSSSMDHTLSRYSKGLNSDHLEHPSDKLSTEAQDEVNALKDEFAKLRLEYLRMLGKELDDLSFKELQHLEEQLSEGILSVKDKKEEVLLEQLKRSKLQEQKAVQENEALRKQLEEMRRSCKSPFLQFNPVERRFSLTGSKAVSTSSSEEDDEHSDTSLHLGLSVDVRPKRKARKNEHTCNDSGSQVASE, via the exons ATGCTCCCGTTTggaggaaaggaaaggaaaatatcTGAGAGACGCAGAAAAACAATGGGCAGAGGTAAAATTGAGATTAAGAGGATCGACAACCTCAATAGCCGTCAGGTCACGTTCTCCAAACGTCGTACTGGGTTGCTCAAGAAGGCCAAGGAACTCTCCGTTTTGTGTGACGCCGATGTCGCCGTCATCATTTTCTCCAGCACCGGCAAGCTCTACGAATTTTCCAGCTCTAG CATGGATCACACTCTTTCAAGATACAGCAAGGGTCTGAATTCGGATCATCTAGAACATCCTTCGGATAAGCTTTCAACAGAG GCGCAAGATGAAGTGAATGCACTGAAGGATGAATTTGCTAAGCTACGGTTGGAATACCT GCGGATGTTGGGTAAGGAGCTGGATGACTTGAGCTTCAAAGAGTTGCAGCACCTAGAGGAACAGTTGAGTGAAGGGATATTATCTGTGAAGGACAAGAAG GAGGAAGTACTTTTGGAGCAACTTAAGAGGTCCAAGTTACAG GAACAAAAGGCCGTGCAAGAGAATGAGGCCCTGCGCAAACAG CTTGAGGAAATGAGGCGAAGCTGCAAGTCACCTTTCCTTCAATTCAACCCTGTGGAGAGGAGGTTTTCACTCACAGGTTCAAAAGCTGTCTCTACTTCTTCATCTGAGGAAGATGATGAGCATTCAGACACTTCTTTGCACTTAGG GTTGTCAGTAGATGTTCGTCCGAAGAGAAAAGCACGAAAGAATGAACATACATGCAATGACTCGGGAAGCCAAGTGGCATCGGAGTGA
- the LOC132161913 gene encoding agamous-like MADS-box protein AGL18 isoform X1: MLPFGGKERKISERRRKTMGRGKIEIKRIDNLNSRQVTFSKRRTGLLKKAKELSVLCDADVAVIIFSSTGKLYEFSSSSMDHTLSRYSKGLNSDHLEHPSDKLSTEQAQDEVNALKDEFAKLRLEYLRMLGKELDDLSFKELQHLEEQLSEGILSVKDKKEEVLLEQLKRSKLQEQKAVQENEALRKQLEEMRRSCKSPFLQFNPVERRFSLTGSKAVSTSSSEEDDEHSDTSLHLGLSVDVRPKRKARKNEHTCNDSGSQVASE; encoded by the exons ATGCTCCCGTTTggaggaaaggaaaggaaaatatcTGAGAGACGCAGAAAAACAATGGGCAGAGGTAAAATTGAGATTAAGAGGATCGACAACCTCAATAGCCGTCAGGTCACGTTCTCCAAACGTCGTACTGGGTTGCTCAAGAAGGCCAAGGAACTCTCCGTTTTGTGTGACGCCGATGTCGCCGTCATCATTTTCTCCAGCACCGGCAAGCTCTACGAATTTTCCAGCTCTAG CATGGATCACACTCTTTCAAGATACAGCAAGGGTCTGAATTCGGATCATCTAGAACATCCTTCGGATAAGCTTTCAACAGAG CAGGCGCAAGATGAAGTGAATGCACTGAAGGATGAATTTGCTAAGCTACGGTTGGAATACCT GCGGATGTTGGGTAAGGAGCTGGATGACTTGAGCTTCAAAGAGTTGCAGCACCTAGAGGAACAGTTGAGTGAAGGGATATTATCTGTGAAGGACAAGAAG GAGGAAGTACTTTTGGAGCAACTTAAGAGGTCCAAGTTACAG GAACAAAAGGCCGTGCAAGAGAATGAGGCCCTGCGCAAACAG CTTGAGGAAATGAGGCGAAGCTGCAAGTCACCTTTCCTTCAATTCAACCCTGTGGAGAGGAGGTTTTCACTCACAGGTTCAAAAGCTGTCTCTACTTCTTCATCTGAGGAAGATGATGAGCATTCAGACACTTCTTTGCACTTAGG GTTGTCAGTAGATGTTCGTCCGAAGAGAAAAGCACGAAAGAATGAACATACATGCAATGACTCGGGAAGCCAAGTGGCATCGGAGTGA
- the LOC132161749 gene encoding protein MIZU-KUSSEI 1: MKQQELITLQRNSSAAKSTRRILPSSHSRSSSSFLPETDEISDNLLVPKHYSPANLSDQLSKPHFPKRISSILRSLLNFLSFPTILPTCKWLSIPSNLSLNPSLGRKVTGTLFGLRRGHVSFAVQLDPRSEPLLLLELAMSTSSLVKEMSSGLVRIALECEKGGPAQPGRSRKLFQEPTWTMYCNGRKCGYAVSRACGESDWHVLGTVQSVSVGAGVIPVVEDGKKIGGSSEGELLYMRARFERVVGSRDSEAFYMMNPDGNGGPELSIFLLRI, from the coding sequence ATGAAACAACAAGAACTCATCACCCTCCAAAGAAACAGCAGCGCCGCCAAAAGCACCAGAAGGATCCTCCCCTCCAGCCACAGTCGCTCCTCGTCGTCTTTTCTACCCGAAACCGACGAAATCTCGGATAACCTCCTCGTCCCGAAACACTACTCTCCGGCCAATTTATCCGACCAACTCTCCAAACCCCATTTCCCCAAAAGGATCTCGTCCATCCTCCGCTCGCTCCTCAACTTTCTCTCCTTCCCCACCATTCTCCCCACCTGTAAATGGCTATCAATCCCTTCCAATCTGTCCCTCAACCCCTCCCTCGGCCGTAAAGTCACCGGAACTCTCTTCGGTCTCCGGCGAGGCCACGTCAGCTTCGCCGTTCAGCTCGACCCGCGCTCCGAACCGCTTCTACTCCTCGAGCTGGCCATGTCGACCTCGTCGTTGGTCAAAGAGATGTCATCCGGTCTAGTCCGCATCGCGCTCGAGTGCGAGAAGGGTGGACCGGCTCAACCCGGCCGGTCCAGGAAGCTATTCCAGGAGCCGACGTGGACCATGTACTGTAATGGGAGGAAGTGCGGGTACGCGGTGTCGCGCGCGTGCGGGGAGTCCGACTGGCACGTGCTGGGGACGGTGCAGAGCGTGTCTGTCGGCGCCGGAGTGATTCCGGTGGTGGAGGACGGGAAGAAGATCGGCGGGTCGTCCGAGGGGGAGTTGCTGTATATGAGAGCGAGGTTCGAGCGAGTGGTGGGGAGCCGTGACTCAGAGGCCTTCTACATGATGAACCCGGACGGCAATGGTGGGCCTGAGCTCAGTATTTTTCTTCTGagaatatga
- the LOC132191930 gene encoding putative disease resistance protein RGA3 isoform X2, with product MAELAFGIIGNVIQKLGSVAYQEFTLSSGFKSDLKKLKRTMSIIREVLLDAEKKQASDRLLRIWLGQLNNVLHDAEDVLDEIEYQALREQVVATYGSTSTKVRHFFSSSITRAFPFKLAHKIKGIRERLDEIAAEKDQFNLTIMRGDAHIMHRMRDPTHSFVHASTVIGRDEDKENIINLLMHPDCSKNVNVISVVGLGGLGKTTVAKWVYNDERVVGLFQLRMWVCVSEDFSLERLIKEILKSARCTIDPDWSVDTLQTVLRQQLRDKKFLLVLDDVWNEDRNKWIELRDLLIGASEGSEIIVTTRGNLVAFAMSTDSTYSLKGLSQHDCLSLFVKCAFTEGEEKQHPNLLKIGKEIVEKCKGVPLAVRTLGSLLYSKVDEREWEFVRDNEIWKLEQKESDILPALKLSYDQLPIHLKRCFAFCSLFPKDYRIGSFPLIHLWMANGLLCEMTSDKKQDLEDVGHSYIKELLSRSFFQDYEEETIGFPFYSFIMHDLIHDLAILVAQGECSVVDSDNNDIAGIVHHLAFSKIGQEVPKCLDKLTNVRTVMTTIDFQTLPLSLAEACILRFKCLRFLDLSDSSFEVLPSSIGTLKHLRYLDLSGNERIKLLPNSICKLHNLQTLILVECCELERLPKDIRNLINLISFAVTIKDTCFWEKRSLNSLRFFAVTNCPRLEVLFQGMDQYLTNVRTLAIKDCESLTSLSHSIKHLTALESLLINKCPKLSLMGGEKDNQDLKLSLRTLVISDLPKLEILPQWLRGSANTLQFLRIEDCENFTALPDWLPTLKSLHALEIIKCPKLSSLPVGTQLLTALRKLKIEDCPELSRRCKLEDYPKIARVPKVELDGDRILQHKKMTRG from the exons ATGGCTGAACTTGCCTTTGGAATCATAGGGAATGTCATACAGAAGCTTGGCTCCGTTGCTTACCAAGAGTTCACCTTGTCATCGGGTTTCAAAAGCGATCTGAAAAAGCTTAAGCGCACCATGTCAATCATTAGAGAGGTGCTACTGGATGCTGAAAAGAAGCAAGCAAGTGACCGCCTGCTGAGAATCTGGCTAGGGCAGCTCAACAATGTCCTTCATGATGCAGAGGATGTGCTTGATGAAATTGAGTACCAAGCTTTAAGGGAGCAAGTGGTTGCCACTTATGGGAGCACTTCTACAAAGGTACGTCATTTCTTTTCATCCTCTATAACACGTGCATTCCCTTTCAAACTGGCTCATAAGATCAAAGGCATTAGAGAGAGATTAGATGAGATTGCTGCTGAGAAAGATCAATTTAATCTCACCATAATGCGTGGAGATGCACATATCATGCACCGGATGAGGGATCCGACCCACTCTTTTGTTCACGCATCAACTGTAATCGGTAGGGATGAGGACAAAGAAAATATCATAAATCTTTTGATGCACCCAGATTGTAGCAAAAATGTCAATGTAATTTCCGTAGTTGGGTTGGGAGGTTTGGGGAAAACCACAGTTGCCAAGTGGGTGTACAACGATGAACGGGTAGTTGGGCTTTTTCAATTGAGAATGTGGGTTTGTGTGTCTGAAGATTTTAGTCTTGAAAGATTGATAAAAGAAATCCTTAAATCTGCACGTTGTACAATTGATCCTGATTGGAGTGTGGATACATTGCAAACTGTATTGAGACAACAATTAAGGGATAAGAAATTTCTACTTGTCTTAGATGATGTCTGGAATGAAGATCGTAATAAGTGGATTGAATTGAGAGATTTGTTAATTGGTGCTTCCGAAGGAAGTGAAATTATAGTGACAACACGAGGTAACTTGGTTGCCTTCGCTATGAGCACCGATTCTACATATAGTTTAAAAGGTTTATCCCAACATGAttgtttgtctttgtttgtGAAATGTGCATTTACGGAAGGAGAAGAGAAACAACATCCAAACCTcttaaaaattggaaaagagATTGTTGAAAAATGTAAAGGGGTACCGTTGGCAGTGAGGACTTTAGGAAGCCTGCTTTATTCAAAAGTTGATGAACGGGAGTGGGAATTTGTAAGAGATAACGAGATATGGAAATTAGAACAAAAGGAGAGCGACATCTTACCCGCATTGAAATTGAGTTACGATCAACTGCCAATTCACTTGAAGCGATGCTTTGCCTTTTGTTCTCTTTTCCCAAAAGACTACCGAATCGGTTCATTTCCTTTGATTCACCTATGGATGGCAAATGGACTACTATGTGAAATGACTAGTGATAAAAAACAAGACTTGGAAGATGTTGGGCACTCGTATATAAAAGAGTTGTTGTCAAGATCTTTCTTCCAAGACTATGAGGAAGAGACTATAGGCTTTCCCTTCTATTCATTTATAATGCATGATCTCATCCATGATCTTGCAATCTTAGTTGCGCAAGGAGAATGTTCAGTAGTAGACTCAGACAACAATGACATTGCTGGAATTGTTCATCATTTggcattttcaaaaattggtcAAGAAGTTCCAAAATGCTTAGACAAGTTAACAAATGTTCGTACCGTTATGACCACTATAGACTTCCAAACACTCCCATTGTCCTTAGCTGAAGCATGCATCTTGAGATTCAAGTGCTTGCGATTTCTTGACTTAAGTGATTCATCTTTTGAGGTGTTACCAAGTTCTATCGGTACTCTGAAGCATTTGAGATATCTCGACCTATCTGGTAATGAAAGAATCAAGTTACTTCCTAATTCAATCTGCAAGCTACACAATTTGCAAACATTAATTCTTGTAGAATGTTGTGAACTTGAACGGTTGCCCAAAGATATAAGGAACTTGATCAACCTTATCAGCTTCGCAGTGACAATAAAGGACACTTGCTTTTGGGAGAAGAGATCCTTGAATTCTCTTCGGTTCTTTGCTGTAACTAATTGTCCGAGACTAGAAGTTTTGTTTCAAGGAATGGACCAGTACCTCACCAACGTTCGGACACTGGCAATAAAAGATTGTGAAAGTTTGACATCTTTGTCACACAGTATCAAGCACCTGACTGCCTTAGAGTCCCTGCTAATTAATAAATGTCCAAAGCTTAGTTTGATGGGAGGAGAAAAAGACAATCAAGATCTCAAGCTGAGCCTCCGAACTTTAGTAATTAGCGATTTACCAAAGTTGGAGATTTTGCCCCAATGGCTACGAGGATCTGCTAATACTTTACAATtcctaagaattgaagattgtGAGAACTTCACGGCCTTGCCTGATTGGCTACCAACTCTCAAATCACTTCATGCACTTGAGATTATCAAGTGCCCCAAGTTGTCATCTCTTCCGGTGGGGACACAACTTCTCACTGCGCTAAGAAAATTGAAGATTGAAGATTGTCCTGAATTGAGTAGGAGATGCAAATTGGAAGATTATCCCAAGATCGCTCGTGTACCAAAGGTTGAACTTGATGGGGACAGAATTCTTCAACATAAGAAGATGACGAG AGGATAA